The following nucleotide sequence is from Pseudomonas sessilinigenes.
CAAGGCCCGGGAAACCCTGCAACTGACCGAAGACTCCCTGCGCCAGCGTGGCCAGGCCGCGGTCACCGCCGCGCAAGACTACGTGCAGGCCAATCCCTGGCAGTCGGTGGGCATCGCCGCCGGGGTGGGCTTCCTGATTGGCCTGCTGGCGACACGGCGCTGATATGGCGATCGATGAATCCAACGCCTCCGGCCATGGCCCGAGTGCATCCTCACGACGCCTGGGAGCGGCGGTCCTGGGCCTGCTGCACAGTCACGTCGAGCTGTTCGGCATCGAGTTGCAGGAGCAAAAAGCCCGGACAGTGAGCCTGCTGCTGTTCGCCGGCCTGGCCCTGGTATTCGCCTTGCTGTTGCTGGTAGGGCTCTCGGCGCTGGTGTTGATCCTGCTGTGGGACAGCTATCGCCTGGCCGGGATCATCGGCCTGTGCGTGTTCTATGCCCTGGCAGCGATCTTCTGCGGCTTGCGCCTGAAATCGGCGGTGTTCGACGAATCATCGCCCTTCCATGCCACCCTTCAGGAGCTGGCCAATGACCGGGAGCGCCTGTTGCCATGAACCTGCCTGAAATTCCACAGAACAGCTCCCGCCGGGAAATGCGCAAGGCCCTGATCCGCCTGCGCATGGAAATGCATCGCCAGGAGATCCGCCACGAATCCCAGCAACTGCTGCAACCGCTGCAACGCATGCGCAACCTGGGACAAAGCTGGCAGGACGGCCTGGGCATCAAGCACGCCCCTCTCTGGGGCGTGGCAGTGGTGACCTTGCTGGGCTTCATCACCGGCAAGGGCGTCAAGAACGGTGGCACCAGCAGCCTTGCCCGCCTGGTGCGCCTGGGTACCAGCCTGATGCCGCTGATCAAGCTGGTGTTGCAGGGCTCTTCGCGCAAAACCTGATCAGCCTCATCTGGCTGCATTCTTGCTAAGCAACCCGGACCGGCCCTGAACCAGGTGCTGGTCCATGCCGTTTTGACGCCCTATGAGGAGGCCTTGTGATCGACGGGCAACCGCTCGCCTGTTTCCAGCCATTCATCGACACCGCCACCGGGCGCATCGCCGGGGTCGAGGCCCTGGGGCGCCTGCGCCTGGGCAACGACCAACTGGTATCGGTAGGTCCGTTGTTCAGCGAACCACGCACCCCGGCCAGTGCCTTGCGCCGACTCGACCGCCAGATCCGCGAGGATGCCCTGCGGCGCCTGCACCAGGCCCCGGAGGACTGGTTCCTAAGCCTGAACATCTCGCCACGCTGGATCAGCCTGTTGCGGCCCGGTCAGCCACTGCCAAGCCTCAAGCAACTGCAACACCACCACATCGATCCGCGACGCATCGTCTTCGAGATCACCGAGCTGGGCGGGAACAGCCAGCGCCTGGCCCAGGTCGTGGAGCGTTATCGCCAGGCCGGGGCGAGGATCGCCATCGACGACTTCGGCGCCGGCTACTCGCAACTCGACCGGGTACTGGCCCTGCAACCGGACATCCTCAAGCTCGACATGCGGCTGTTCCAGGCCGCGGCCCGTGGCGGCCCCAGCAGCGATGTGGTCAAGGCCCTGGCGCAGATGGCCGAGAAAACCGGCTGCTGGATCATCGCTGAAGGCGTGGAGACCGAAGCCGAGCTGGACTTCGCCCTGGAATGCGGATCACGTTATGTGCAGGGCTTCCTGTTCGCCCAGGCCCAGGAAGGGTTCTTTGCCAGCGACACCTTCGTCCAGCCCTTCGCACGCCTGCGCGAACGCTATGTGCGCGACAAGCTCGAGGAGCGCCATCGCCTGATGCGCCTGCGCCAGCAATTGGCGCAACTGATGAACCTGCTGCAGCCATGGGCCCTGGCCCAGGCCCCCGTCAGCCAACTGCCCAGGCTCGAGGCCTTTCCCTGGCTACTGCGCTTCTATCAGTGCGACCGCCACGGCACCCAGCTGACTCCGAACCTGGAACGGCGCCACGGCGCCTGGCACGTCGACACCAGCTATGTCGGCCACAACTGGTCCTGGCGCCCGTACTTCTACCACCTGCTGGCCGAAGGTTGGGAGGAACGCCGGCTGATTCTTTCCAGCACCTATCGCGATGCCACCAGCAACCAGTATTGCCTGACCGCCGGCCAGTTCTTCGCCAACGGCCAGCGCCTGCTACTGATCGATATCGATGCCGCCGGGCTCTAGCGACCCGCCGATCGCTGCGCCGCGCCGATCCGCGGCATTTACTTGCACAGCAGCCCCTACGCCCTCTTGCAGCCAAGCGCGGGAACCCGGAAGCTGGGCACTTTGTGTTTTCTTCGGAGAGACCCGCCTTGGATTGGCAGACCCTGCTCAACCGCGAACGCCTCGGAAAGCCAGTGCACAGCCCGGAAGAACTTGGCCGTAGCCCTTTCCACAAAGACCATGACCGCATCATCTTTTCCGGCGCCTTCCGCCGCCTGGGCCGCAAGACCCAGGTGCACCCGGTATCCAGCAACGATCATATCCATACGCGCCTGACCCACTCCCTGGAGGTCAGTTGCGTCGGCCGCTCCCTGGGCATGCGCGTCGGTGAGACCCTGCGCAACGCCCTGCCCGAGTGGTGCGAACCCAGTGACCTGGGCATGGTGGTGCAATCCGCTTGCCTGGCCCACGACATCGGCAACCCACCCTTCGGCCACTCCGGCGAGGATGCCATCCGCCATTGGTTCCAGCAGGCGGCCGGGCGTGGCTGGCTCGATGCGATGAGCGAGGCCGAGCGCCTGGACTTTCTCAATTTCGAGGGCAATGCCCAGGGTTTCCGGGTCTTGACCCAACTGGAATATCACCAGTTCGATGGCGGTACCCGACTGACCTACGCCACCCTGGGCACCTACTTGAAATACCCCTGGACCGCGCACCATGCCGACGCCCTGGGCTACAAGAAACACAAGTTCGGCTGCTACCAGAGTGAACTGCCCCTGCTCGAACAGATCGCCCACAAGCTGGGCCTGCCGCAGCTGGAGGAGCAACGCTGGGCCAGGCATCCCCTGGTGTACCTGATGGAAGCTGCAGACGACATCTGCTACGCCTTGATCGACCTCGAGGACGGCCTGGAGATGGACCTGCTGGAGTACGCCGAGGTCGAATCCCTGTTGCTCGGCCTGGTAGGCGACGACCTGCCGGAAACCTACCGCCAGCTCGGCCCCGAGGATTCGCGCCGGCGGCGCCTGGCGATCCTGCGGGGCAAGGCCATCGAGCACCTGACCAACGCGGCGGCCCGTGCCTTCGTCGAACAGCAGGACGCGCTGCTGGCCGGCACCCTGCACGGTGACCTGGTGGAACACATGCACGGCCCCGCCAAGCGTTGCGTACTCAACGCCAAGGACATGGCCCGCAAGAAAATCTTCCAGGACAAGCGCAAGACCCTGCACGAGATCGGCGCCTATACCACCCTGGAGATTCTCCTGAACTCCTTCTGTGGCGCTGCGCTGGAACAACATGGCGGCAGAACGCCTTCATTCAAGAACCGGCGGATCCTCGACCTGCTGGGTAACAACGCACCGGACCCGAGCTGGCCTTTGCACAAGTCTTTCCTGCGGATGATCGATTTCATCGCTGGCATGACCGACAGCTACGCCAGTGAAATGGCCCGGGAAATGACCGGCCGCTCCAGCCCGCAGTAATCTCCGCTACCCGGCACCTCGCCCTCGCGGCAGGTGCCTGATATCAACCACGACACCTGCCCCGCGACTAAGGGATTCCCCTAGTCCATCTAACGAAGGCTGCGCCTGAATACTGGCAAGACATTCCCGCCAGGCTCCCGAAAACACCCATAGATCGCCGCAAGCAATACAACCGAATGATTCTAAGGAAAACCCTTAGTTTAAAAACGAAATCACCCTAAATAAAAAATAGAGCAACAACTCAACTAACAAGACAAACCGCAAGATGAAACTAGTTAGTTCACTACTGAATATTCCAAAAGACTCACAAAATTAAACATCTCCACCCTAAATCCATCAGGCGTCCCACCTTCCAGCATCTGTCATTTCTGGCGAAAGCCTTGCCAGCAAAGGCCAGGAGTAAAATTTAGTTAGCCTTCTATGCGTTTACAATTTACGTACAAATAGTACTTTTGGTTTCGGATAGTCTCGATTTCAACAGGAAATTTCCCCGCTGAACGCCCTCCATAAAAATAAATCCGCGCTGCGCTGTAACGTTTCCACGGCTACTCACTCAACCCTTTTGTCATACCTGAAACTGCACTGAATCACCCGGTACTCACTCAGGAACTGTCACTCTCGAGCACTTGAACATTGCTCCTCGATATAGCTGTCGTTGGGATTTGATGTTCATAGGGCAGAACTAAAAGCGACGTCACTAGTTGAGCCCGCTAACCGGCTTCTCTGTTGTTCGTCACTTGGCCTTTTTACAGTAAGGACACCAAGTGCCCCATTCATCACGTACTGAACGCTCTCTTCCTATTCGCACCGGCGGTTGGGGCCTGGTTTGTTTGCTGGGCCTGGCGTACCTGGGCCCGGCCCAGGGCGACGACTTGCAACCCGGCCAGGAAGCCCTGCGCCTGCAACAGCAGCAACAACAGAACCTGCAACAGCTGCAATTGGAACAGCGCCAGCGACAGATGCAACGGGGCAGCTTCAGCGGTACCAAGACCGAGGCCGGCGTGCCCGAACAAACCGCCAGCGACAGCCGTTGCTGGCCGTTGAGCGGTACACGCATCGGTGGCGTCAGCCTGTTCGACAAGAGCCGCGTCAATGCCTTCATCAAGCCGTACGTGGCGCCGTGCATGGGGGTCAACCAGATCAACCAGTTGCTGGCCGCCCTCACCCGCCTCTATGTGGAGGCCGGCTACATCGCCAGCCGCCCCTACCTGGCCAGCGCTCCGGCCGCCGGGCACAGCCTGGATATCCTGATCGAGGAAGGCTACGTCGAGGCCATCGAACTGGCCGACCAGAGCCTGCCAGTGTCGTTGCGCGGGGCGTTCCCGGGAGTGCTCGGCAAGCCCCTGAACCTGCGGGACCTGGAACAGGGGCTGGACCAGTTGAATCGCCTGCGTTCGCTGGACCTGACTGCCGATATCGCCCCGGGCAGCCAACCTGGCGCTTCGCGGATCATCCTGCGCTCACGCAGCAGCGCTGCGCGCTGGGGCCTGGGACTTGGCCTGGACAACCTCGGCAGCGCCGGCACCGGGCGCGACCGCCAGTCATTGAACTTCAACCTCGACAGCCCCTTGCAGCTCAACGATGCGCTGAACCTGAACTACAGCGACACCCTCAACCAGGGGCCACGCTACAGCCGCAGCAGCAGCCTGTTCTACTCCGTGCCCTATGGCTACTGGACCTACAGCCTGTTCGCCAGCCATGCCGAATACCGCTCGCCGCTCAAGCTGGCCCGCACCACCCTCTACAACAGCGGCCGTACCGACATGGTCAGCGCCCGTGCCGACCGGGTGCTGTGGCGCGGCCAGGGCCACCAGCTCAGCGCCAACCTGCAACTGGCCTACAAGGACGTCGACAGCTACCTGCAAAAAGCCCATCTGCAGATCCAGAGCCCGACCCTGACCGTGGCCGAGACCGGGCTCAACCTGTTCTGGCTCAACAGCGCGGTATGGAACCTGGACGTCAACTATGCCCAGGGCTTGACCTGGTTCGGTGCCGACCGCGACTCGCAACAAGTACAACGCAACCTGCCCAAGGCACAGTTCCACAAGTACCGCGCCAGCCTCAGCCAATGGCGCAACGGGCAACTGGGCGGCCAACGCTGGCAATGGCAGAGCCAACTCTCGGCGCAGTACAGCCCGGACCCGCTGCCAGCGATCGAGCAACTCCTGGCCACCGACGATTCGGCGGTGCGCGGTTACCGAGTCAACAGTGTCTCCGGGGCCATCGGCGCGGTGTGGCGCAACACCCTGCGCCTGCCCCTGGACAGCGACCTGCCGGTGAAACTCACCCCACGCCTGGCCCTGGACAACGGCTGGATCAAGGCCGACCACGGCGCCCAGAGCCGACACCTCGCCGGTGCCAGCGTGGGCTTGAACCTGGCCTGGAAAAAACTGCAGCTGGACCTCGACTACCAACGCAGCCTGCAAACGCCGCAGGGCCTGCGAACGGAGCCGGAAACCTGGCTGGCCAGGATCAGCCTGCAGATCTGACCAACCGCCGATTTAGCCTGAATCAATCGATGAACCTGAGCCCCATGGGCCGTTGACCACAGAAAGCAACGCCCGGCTCACCTACTTAGAACGAGGTTCTCATGCCTGACAACACTCACAGGTTCCACCTTTCGCCCCAGGGCACCTTGCGCTGGACCATCGCCAGCCTGCTGCTGGTCTCCCACCTGCCTTTGGCCCTGGCCGGCGGCATCACCGTGGTCGAGGGCCCGGGTGGCGTGCCGATCCTGCAAGACCAGGGTGGCGTGCCCATCGTCAACATCGTCGCCCCCAATTCCGGCGGCCTGTCCCATAACCAGTTCCTGGACTACAACGTCGGCCAGCAAGGCGTAGTGCTCAACAACAACAGCGATGTGTTGCACCAGGCAGCTTCGCAACTGGCTGGCCAGGTGGCGGCCAACCCGCAGTTCCAGGGCCAGGCGGCCAGCGTGATCCTCAACGAAGTGATCAGCCGC
It contains:
- a CDS encoding deoxyguanosinetriphosphate triphosphohydrolase; amino-acid sequence: MDWQTLLNRERLGKPVHSPEELGRSPFHKDHDRIIFSGAFRRLGRKTQVHPVSSNDHIHTRLTHSLEVSCVGRSLGMRVGETLRNALPEWCEPSDLGMVVQSACLAHDIGNPPFGHSGEDAIRHWFQQAAGRGWLDAMSEAERLDFLNFEGNAQGFRVLTQLEYHQFDGGTRLTYATLGTYLKYPWTAHHADALGYKKHKFGCYQSELPLLEQIAHKLGLPQLEEQRWARHPLVYLMEAADDICYALIDLEDGLEMDLLEYAEVESLLLGLVGDDLPETYRQLGPEDSRRRRLAILRGKAIEHLTNAAARAFVEQQDALLAGTLHGDLVEHMHGPAKRCVLNAKDMARKKIFQDKRKTLHEIGAYTTLEILLNSFCGAALEQHGGRTPSFKNRRILDLLGNNAPDPSWPLHKSFLRMIDFIAGMTDSYASEMAREMTGRSSPQ
- a CDS encoding phage holin family protein, with product MAIDESNASGHGPSASSRRLGAAVLGLLHSHVELFGIELQEQKARTVSLLLFAGLALVFALLLLVGLSALVLILLWDSYRLAGIIGLCVFYALAAIFCGLRLKSAVFDESSPFHATLQELANDRERLLP
- a CDS encoding DUF883 family protein; protein product: MASKTAKTAQEVLMADFQALVSDTERLLEHTATLAGDQADELREQIHESLLKARETLQLTEDSLRQRGQAAVTAAQDYVQANPWQSVGIAAGVGFLIGLLATRR
- a CDS encoding EAL domain-containing protein encodes the protein MIDGQPLACFQPFIDTATGRIAGVEALGRLRLGNDQLVSVGPLFSEPRTPASALRRLDRQIREDALRRLHQAPEDWFLSLNISPRWISLLRPGQPLPSLKQLQHHHIDPRRIVFEITELGGNSQRLAQVVERYRQAGARIAIDDFGAGYSQLDRVLALQPDILKLDMRLFQAAARGGPSSDVVKALAQMAEKTGCWIIAEGVETEAELDFALECGSRYVQGFLFAQAQEGFFASDTFVQPFARLRERYVRDKLEERHRLMRLRQQLAQLMNLLQPWALAQAPVSQLPRLEAFPWLLRFYQCDRHGTQLTPNLERRHGAWHVDTSYVGHNWSWRPYFYHLLAEGWEERRLILSSTYRDATSNQYCLTAGQFFANGQRLLLIDIDAAGL
- a CDS encoding ShlB/FhaC/HecB family hemolysin secretion/activation protein translates to MPHSSRTERSLPIRTGGWGLVCLLGLAYLGPAQGDDLQPGQEALRLQQQQQQNLQQLQLEQRQRQMQRGSFSGTKTEAGVPEQTASDSRCWPLSGTRIGGVSLFDKSRVNAFIKPYVAPCMGVNQINQLLAALTRLYVEAGYIASRPYLASAPAAGHSLDILIEEGYVEAIELADQSLPVSLRGAFPGVLGKPLNLRDLEQGLDQLNRLRSLDLTADIAPGSQPGASRIILRSRSSAARWGLGLGLDNLGSAGTGRDRQSLNFNLDSPLQLNDALNLNYSDTLNQGPRYSRSSSLFYSVPYGYWTYSLFASHAEYRSPLKLARTTLYNSGRTDMVSARADRVLWRGQGHQLSANLQLAYKDVDSYLQKAHLQIQSPTLTVAETGLNLFWLNSAVWNLDVNYAQGLTWFGADRDSQQVQRNLPKAQFHKYRASLSQWRNGQLGGQRWQWQSQLSAQYSPDPLPAIEQLLATDDSAVRGYRVNSVSGAIGAVWRNTLRLPLDSDLPVKLTPRLALDNGWIKADHGAQSRHLAGASVGLNLAWKKLQLDLDYQRSLQTPQGLRTEPETWLARISLQI